In the Chloroherpetonaceae bacterium genome, one interval contains:
- a CDS encoding DUF1826 domain-containing protein — protein sequence MMTETMARYPDTLPAHVCKANTFAELYGIHEPHINLAILPRPVDADIYRFLERWVETDFQQLERTMPAEECREFLESRLEKHRALDEVGWQKFIEEVDTTTQDYAAVVGVDDVKFLLAIVRDNSCEKFHRDFYHLRLLCTYYGEGTEWTPDDNVNREKLVKGTNEEIIKDFSRVYQLRPFEIAILKGEYLPENKGKGLIHRSPSILQRRGKRVLLRLDMRYD from the coding sequence ATGATGACCGAAACGATGGCGCGCTATCCCGACACGCTCCCTGCGCACGTGTGCAAAGCAAACACTTTTGCCGAACTCTACGGCATTCACGAGCCGCATATCAATCTGGCAATTTTGCCGCGCCCTGTTGATGCGGACATCTATCGCTTTTTGGAGCGGTGGGTTGAAACCGACTTTCAACAATTAGAGCGCACAATGCCTGCCGAAGAATGCCGCGAGTTTTTGGAATCTCGCCTCGAGAAGCACCGGGCGTTAGATGAAGTGGGCTGGCAAAAGTTCATTGAAGAAGTGGATACGACAACGCAAGACTATGCGGCAGTAGTGGGCGTTGATGATGTAAAGTTTCTTCTTGCCATCGTGCGAGACAATAGCTGCGAGAAATTCCATCGTGATTTTTATCACCTGCGTCTGCTTTGCACTTACTATGGCGAAGGCACAGAGTGGACGCCTGACGACAATGTCAATCGTGAGAAACTGGTAAAAGGCACGAATGAAGAAATCATCAAGGATTTTTCGCGCGTCTATCAACTGCGTCCGTTTGAGATTGCAATTCTCAAAGGCGAGTATCTGCCTGAAAACAAAGGCAAAGGTCTGATTCACCGCTCGCCCTCGATTTTGCAGCGCCGTGGCAAGCGCGTCCTACTGAGACTGGACATGCGATATGATTAG
- a CDS encoding 5'-nucleotidase, lipoprotein e(P4) family produces MNRLTFGIVLLLGVGLFLFVFNYARNQSAVEQPAPRPTALPRKLGQATERKSNLATHSVLATLWMQRSGEAMALCYQAYSLAKLRLDEALKAKSAPKSKPKAIVVDVDETVLDNSLYQGKLIKQDTTHPAHWDEWCSLALAKPVPGAAEFLNYAKSKNVEVFYITNRGENLREATLRNFRSAGFPFADSAHLLMRTDTPSKEARRQLVAEKFDIVLLCGDNLNDFSDVFERKPEATRNEEVERLKNEFGKRFIVLPNPMYGDWEYAIVGYDKMADTTCARKRLEAIMAY; encoded by the coding sequence ATGAACAGACTCACCTTTGGCATTGTGCTGCTTCTGGGTGTTGGCTTGTTTCTCTTTGTCTTCAACTATGCGCGCAATCAATCGGCGGTTGAGCAGCCTGCGCCGCGCCCAACGGCGCTCCCACGAAAACTGGGGCAAGCGACGGAGAGAAAATCTAACCTTGCCACGCATTCCGTTTTGGCAACGCTCTGGATGCAGCGTTCTGGCGAAGCGATGGCGCTTTGTTACCAAGCGTATTCCCTTGCAAAACTTCGCTTAGACGAAGCGCTCAAAGCAAAGTCTGCCCCGAAATCAAAGCCGAAAGCAATTGTGGTTGATGTTGACGAAACGGTGCTCGATAACTCGCTATATCAAGGCAAGCTGATCAAGCAAGACACAACGCACCCCGCGCACTGGGACGAGTGGTGCTCGCTCGCTTTGGCGAAGCCCGTGCCCGGAGCCGCTGAATTTTTGAACTACGCGAAATCCAAAAACGTAGAGGTCTTTTACATCACGAATCGCGGCGAAAACCTGCGAGAAGCGACGCTGCGCAATTTCAGGTCGGCGGGTTTCCCCTTTGCCGACAGCGCTCACCTTCTGATGCGAACTGATACGCCAAGCAAAGAAGCGCGGCGACAGCTCGTTGCGGAAAAGTTCGACATCGTTCTCCTCTGCGGCGATAATCTCAACGACTTTTCCGACGTCTTTGAACGAAAGCCCGAAGCGACGCGCAACGAAGAAGTTGAACGGCTGAAGAACGAGTTTGGCAAGCGTTTCATCGTCTTGCCCAACCCGATGTATGGCGATTGGGAATATGCGATCGTTGGCTACGACAAGATGGCGGACACCACTTGCGCACGAAAGCGACTAGAAGCAATTATGGCTTATTGA